The Huiozyma naganishii CBS 8797 chromosome 3, complete genome genome contains a region encoding:
- the CTF18 gene encoding Ctf18p (similar to Saccharomyces cerevisiae CTF18 (YMR078C); ancestral locus Anc_2.492), protein MCRFRRPIASQYTDADLQTREGQLGVFSLRGHARVSRSRASRIRGRMALGSDCGLGSAPAATLQPLNVLGQSDLFGNYDTQPVAGDETRIQGDNPEEVDRFISSSGAAVALKRKAALNEPAGPLYAQGHSTSTSWKDDDFYGININALLDKIEAQAHDNDATGGDEEEEQGDGGLHKGEPQAQKLWVEKWRPKSFVDLIGNEKSDRILLAWLRQWSFAAFKEEPPNPPKAEDSNDDKSVRDIDPYQRPYKRILLIHGPPGIGKTSVAHILAKHAGFAVSEINASDERAGPLVKQKVQNTLFNHTFNDRPVCLVADEIDGSIESGFVKVLLDILYQDGKATNQARYRNMQSTFSKKKKNKKTSKVLLRPIVAICNNLYAPALEKLRPHCQIISFKRPADSALQERLQHICKSERLLISKKVVNNLIDLSQGDVRNCINNLQFLSKQKYSDESILSVKSNEEIEGIGSNQKDTSMSWFKVVNDIFKKDNNREVREQFYEVLKNVEMNGNYDRIVQGCFALYPTVKYSDNGVKKPASITDWLYFQDLMHKSLYTHNGELLRYCPTVPLSFFHHFGDVANKTDQRIKNPEYEQREILKQNSDIVSSIQDGVSSVAPKRSTFLNQKTLVNDILPFLDHMLSVDVLKVKDNKMKVLLIDRMLAILEAFQLSINQMENELTDSRPILTIDPPIDKIVVFDSKKIKEIVTKRPHVLNLLFAKSEENKVKKRHIDKVTKEKAALEDNKYKNKKARTFGSNSVDFFKKQYESINLSSQSETGNSSAKHVNNNFTPGDTTPTPKDSVRIWVRYKSGFSNAVRKNVSWDALWQ, encoded by the coding sequence ATGTGTCGTTTTCGACGGCCCATCGCGTCCCAGTATACAGATGCTGACTTACAGACGCGTGAAGGGCAACTTGGAGTGTTCTCACTCCGGGGACACGCTAGGGTGAGTCGCAGCAGAGCGAGCAGGATACGGGGGAGAATGGCACTAGGGAGTGATTGTGGGTTGGGCAGCGCCCCTGCGGCAACTTTACAGCCATTGAATGTTCTTGGTCAGAGCGATTTGTTCGGGAACTACGACACACAGCCCGTTGCGGGCGATGAAACGCGAATTCAGGGGGACAACCCTGAGGAGGTGGATCGGTTTATATCGAGTtctggtgctgctgttgcattGAAGCGTAAAGCGGCGTTGAATGAGCCAGCGGGTCCACTGTATGCACAAGGACATTCCACGAGTACCAGCTGGAAGGATGATGACTTCTACGGGATCAATATTAACGCGCTGTTGGATAAAATAGAGGCACAAGCCCATGATAATGATGCCACTGGTggtgatgaagaagaagaacaaggtGATGGTGGTCTTCATAAGGGTGAGCCGCAAGCGCAGAAACTCTGGGTTGAAAAATGGCGCCCCAAATCATTTGTCGACCTCATTGGCAATGAGAAGTCTGATCGAATATTACTTGCATGGCTGAGACAGTGGTCGTTTGCTGCATTCAAGGAGGAACCGCCAAACCCACCCAAAGCTGAGGACTCAAACGACGACAAGTCCGTTAGAGACATTGACCCATATCAGAGACCGTATAAAAGAATACTGTTGATCCATGGTCCTCCGGGTATCGGTAAAACCTCAGTCGCACACATTCTTGCCAAGCATGCTGGGTTTGCCGTTTCGGAGATTAATGCCAGTGATGAGAGAGCTGGTCCCCTCGTCAAACAAAAAGTACAAAATACCCTCTTCAATCACACTTTCAATGACAGGCCCGTCTGCTTGGTCGCCGACGAAATCGACGGTAGTATTGAGAGCGGGTTTGTCAAAGTTCTGCTTGATATCTTATACCAAGATGGTAAAGCTACAAATCAGGCTAGATACCGCAATATGCAGTCGactttttccaaaaagaagaaaaataagAAGACATCGAAAGTACTGCTGCGTCCCATTGTGGCGATCTGTAATAACTTATATGCCCCAGCATTAGAGAAGTTGAGACCTCATTGCCAGATCATTTCATTCAAGAGACCAGCTGATAGTGCCTTGCAAGAGAGATTGCAACATATCTGTAAAAGTGAAAGGTTACttatttcaaaaaaagtgGTGAATAACCTAATCGATTTATCCCAAGGTGATGTGAGGAACTGTATTAACAACTTACAGTTTCTATCGAAGCAGAAATACAGCGACGAATCCATTCTCTCCGTTAAGTCCAATGAAGAGATCGAAGGTATTGGCAGTAATCAGAAGGATACATCTATGTCGTGGTTTAAAGTAGTGAATGACATTTTCAAGAAAGACAACAATCGGGAAGTGAGGGAGCAGTTTTAcgaagttttgaaaaatgtgGAAATGAACGGGAATTACGATAGAATTGTACAAGGTTGCTTTGCACTATATCCTACTGTGAAATATTCTGATAACGGAGTCAAGAAACCGGCAAGTATTACCGATTGGCTCTACTTTCAAGATCTGATGCATAAGTCTTTATATACACACAATGGTGAGCTACTGCGCTACTGTCCGACAGTACCCCTGAGTTTCTTCCATCATTTCGGTGATGTAGCCAACAAAACAGATCAACGGATCAAAAACCCAGAATACGAGCAACGagaaattttgaaacagaatTCAGATATTGTCTCATCCATCCAAGACGGTGTCTCTTCCGTTGCGCCTAAACGATCAACGTTTTTAAACCAAAAAACTTTGGTCAACGACATCCTACCTTTCTTGGATCACATGCTCTCGGTGGACGTGCTCAAGGTAAAGGATAATAAAATGAAAGTTTTACTAATAGATAGAATGCTGGCAATATTGGAAGCTTTCCAACTGAGCATCAACCAGATGGAAAACGAATTGACGGATTCACGTCCCATATTAACTATTGATCCTCCGATTGATAAGATTGTTGTTTTCGACTCCAAAAAGATAAAGGAAATTGTTACAAAGAGGCCTCACGTTTTGAACCTCTTGTTTGCCAAATCGGAGGAAAACAAGGTCAAAAAGAGACATATTGACAAAGTGACGAAAGAAAAAGCCGCGCTGGAAGACAATAAatacaaaaacaaaaaggcCAGGACGTTCGGATCCAACTCCgttgattttttcaagaaacaaTACGAGTCGATAAATCTATCTTCGCAATCGGAAACTGGAAACAGTTCTGCGAAGCATGTGAATAATAACTTTACTCCAGGTGACACCACGCCAACACCGAAAGACAGCGTGCGTATTTGGGTGAGATATAAGAGTGGATTTTCTAATGCTGTGCGCAAGAATGTTAGCTGGGATGCCCTCTGGCAGTAG
- the NAM7 gene encoding ATP-dependent RNA helicase NAM7 (similar to Saccharomyces cerevisiae NAM7 (YMR080C); ancestral locus Anc_2.489), whose amino-acid sequence MMDSSSRQGESQSGEPSQKPRDRSMSSTGTDRAGSVNDHIEENPGIALVEDPLLEVEDAPSAQLDGAMGPEHTHQDQESMAVASSAVECACAYCGVDQASSVVKCNVCSKWFCNSKNGTNSSHIVNHLVLSHHSVVSLHPESDLGDTVLECYQCGRKNVFLLGFVSAKSEAVVVLLCRMPCAQGKNPNWDTDQWLPLIQDRQFLPWVAAEPADENKLAARLITPSQISKLEAKWRSNRDATINDIETTEEQESIAPLLLRYQDAYEYQRSYGPLIKLEADHDKQLKESQALEHISVSWSLALNNRHLVSFALSTYESNELKVAVGDEMSLWYSGLQNPDWEGRGYIVRLPNSYQDTFTLELKPSKTPPPTHLTTGFTAEFIWKGTSYDRMQDALKKFAVDKKSISGFLYYKILGHEVVDVSFDVPLPKEFSISHFAHLNASQSNAVKHVLERPLSLIQGPPGTGKTVTSATIVYHLAKIHKDRILVCAPSNVAVDHLASKLRDLGLKVVRLTAKSREDVESSVSDLALHNLVAKSSQGELKKLLKLKDEVGELSAVGTRRFVKLVKKAELEILAKADVVCCTCVGAGDKRLDTRFRTVLIDESTQATEPECLIPIVKGAKQVILVGDHQQLGPVILERKAADAGLKQSLFERLISLGHVPIRLEVQYRMNPHLSEFPSNMFYEGTLQNGVTIEQRTVLNSTFPWPIHGVPMMFWANYGREEISGNGTSYLNRIEAMNCERIITKLFRDGVKPEQIGVITPYEGQRAYVLQYMQMNGAMDKSLYLKVEVASVDAFQGREKDYIILSCVRANEQQAIGFLRDPRRLNVGLTRAKYGLVILGNPRSLSRNLLWNHLLVHFREKGCLVEGALDNLQLCTVQLTKLPPRKRGGNGNKDANQFEIDVNTRTSIDDFDLQSLMSFGAPEGANAFNNVFTANDDFSSFLNNGYWNFQNVEQDTEAAKGNNNVYQKEGHPLNSNYAGQLRDEDENTTEAMNKGFSSLNI is encoded by the coding sequence ATGATGGATTCCTCTTCGCGACAGGGAGAGTCTCAGTCAGGGGAACCGTCACAGAAGCCACGCGACAGAAGCATGAGCTCTACAGGAACAGACAGGGCAGGCTCCGTCAATGATCACATAGAGGAAAATCCAGGCATTGCGCTCGTCGAGGACCCGCTGCTAGAGGTCGAAGATGCACCATCGGCACAGCTGGACGGTGCAATGGGTCCAGAACACACCCACCAGGACCAGGAAAGTATGGCGGTGGCGAGCTCCGCGGTGGAGTGTGCGTGTGCCTACTGTGGGGTCGACCAGGCGTCCTCCGTGGTCAAGTGCAACGTGTGTAGCAAGTGGTTCTGTAACTCGAAGAACGGCACCAACAGCTCACACATCGTCAACCACCTCGTGCTATCGCACCACAGCGTCGTGTCCCTGCATCCGGAGTCAGACCTCGGAGACACAGTCCTCGAGTGCTACCAATGCGGGAGGAAGAACGTCTTCCTCCTCGGGTTCGTCTCAGCAAAGAGTGAGGCCGTCGTCGTGCTGCTTTGCAGAATGCCCTGCGCGCAGGGGAAGAACCCAAACTGGGACACGGACCAGTGGCTGCCCCTCATCCAGGACAGACAGTTCTTGCCCTGGGTCGCAGCGGAACCCGCGGACGAGAACAAACTCGCTGCAAGACTCATCACCCCAAGTCAGATCTCGAAGTTGGAGGCCAAATGGAGGTCCAATAGGGACGCCACGATAAACGACATCGAGACCACCGAAGAACAGGAGAGCATCGCACCTTTGCTCCTGAGATACCAGGACGCGTACGAGTACCAAAGATCGTACGGCCCGTTGATCAAACTGGAGGCCGACCACGACAAGCAACTTAAGGAGTCACAGGCATTGGAACACATTTCCGTTTCTTGGTCCCTCGCCCTGAATAATAGACACTTGGTCTCCTTCGCGCTGTCCACTTACGAATCAAACGAACTGAAGGTGGCTGTCGGCGACGAGATGTCCCTGTGGTACTCCGGATTGCAAAATCCAGATTGGGAGGGTAGAGGGTACATTGTGCGCTTGCCCAACAGTTACCAGGACACGTTTACTTTGGAACTGAAACCAAGCAAGACACCACCCCCAACTCATCTGACTACAGGGTTCACGGCAGAGTTTATCTGGAAGGGTACATCGTACGACAGAATGCAAGATGCACTGAAGAAATTCGCCGTCGACAAGAAATCTATATCCGGGTTCCTTTACTACAAGATCCTAGGCCATGAGGTCGTCGACGTCTCGTTCGACGTGCCGCTACCAAAGGAATTCTCAATATCGCATTTCGCACACTTGAACGCATCGCAATCAAACGCAGTGAAGCACGTCCTGGAGCGGCCACTGTCACTGATTCAGGGTCCACCGGGTACCGGGAAAACAGTCACATCGGCTACCATCGTGTACCATCTGGCCAAGATCCACAAGGACAGAATCCTAGTATGCGCCCCATCAAACGTTGCCGTGGACCACTTGGCCTCCAAGTTGCGCGACTTGGGGTTGAAAGTCGTAAGATTGACCGCAAAGAGCAGGGAAGACGTAGAAAGCTCCGTGTCAGATTTGGCGTTGCACAACTTGGTCGCAAAGTCTTCTCAAGGCGAGttaaagaaactgctgaaacTGAAGGATGAGGTGGGGGAACTGTCCGCAGTGGGTACTAGAAGGTTTGTCAAACTGGTGAAGAAGGCAGAATTGGAGATCCTTGCAAAGGCAGACGTCGTCTGCTGTACCTGTGTTGGGGCAGGTGATAAGAGACTTGACACAAGGTTCAGAACGGTGCTGATCGACGAGAGTACGCAGGCTACGGAACCGGAATGTCTGATTCCGATTGTGAAGGGCGCCAAACAGGTCATTCTTGTTGGTGACCACCAACAGCTGGGACCTGTCATTTTAGAGAGGAAGGCAGCTGATGCCGGCCTGAAGCAGTCTCTGTTTGAAAGGTTGATATCGCTGGGCCACGTTCCAATCAGACTCGAAGTACAGTACCGTATGAACCCGCACCTAAGTGAATTCCCAAGTAACATGTTTTATGAGGGAACCTTGCAAAATGGTGTTACCATCGAACAAAGAACCGTTCTGAACAGCACCTTCCCATGGCCAATCCACGGCGTCCCAATGATGTTTTGGGCGAACTATGGGAGAGAAGAAATTTCAGGGAATGGTACCTCGTATCTGAACAGAATCGAAGCGATGAACTGTGAACGGATCATTACAAAACTCTTCAGGGACGGGGTGAAACCAGAACAAATCGGTGTCATTACGCCATACGAGGGACAGAGAGCATATGTTCTACAGTACATGCAGATGAACGGTGCAATGGACAAAAGCTTATACCTTAAAGTGGAAGTTGCGTCTGTTGATGCGTTCCAAGGGCGTGAGAAGGATTACATTATTCTCTCGTGTGTCCGTGCCAATGAACAACAAGCAATTGGTTTCTTAAGAGACCCTCGTCGTCTGAACGTGGGACTGACAAGAGCTAAATACGGGTTGGTGATTTTAGGGAACCCGAGATCGTTATCGCGAAACCTACTATGGAACCATCTTTTAGTACATTTCAGAGAGAAAGGTTGTCTGGTAGAAGGTGCCTTGGATAACTTGCAGCTGTGCACTGTGCAATTAACCAAATTGCCACCGAGgaaaagaggaggaaatgGTAACAAAGATGCAAACCAGTTTGAAATAGATGTAAACACCCGTACTTCTATCGATGACTTTGACTTACAAAGTTTAATGTCTTTTGGTGCCCCAGAAGGCGCCAACGCGTTTAATAATGTCTTCACTGCCAACGACGACTTCTCTTCGTTCTTGAATAACGGGTATTGGAACTTCCAAAACGTTGAACAGGATACAGAAGCGGCCAAAGGAAACAACAACGTCTACCAAAAGGAAGGCCATCCACTGAACTCAAACTATGCAGGTCAATTGAGAGACGAAGATGAAAATACTACTGAAGCGATGAATAAAGGATTTTCATCTTTAAATATTTAG
- the PDS5 gene encoding sister chromatid cohesion factor PDS5 (similar to Saccharomyces cerevisiae PDS5 (YMR076C); ancestral locus Anc_2.539), protein MQTPGAIAKLQFKQDILPTVGSSLSTDDLLSRLRALHEELATLGQNKIDLTSLDKYASDLVNRKLLKHKDGGVRAFVGCCLSDILRLYAPDAPYTDSNLTDIFKLFLYEFERLGNPENGYYIQQTYLLTKLLEYRSIVLIADLPTSNRLLEQLFSIFYDESKSFQPKLLNVIGGTLGEALSEFDAVPLNVLKLIFNKFLTYNPKEIPKGLGVSTNCGYELTLILCNVYSNRISRQLTSYYSEILYNISKHEEDGYSSNIELVQATQKLHKLVLRLWETVPDLVAAVIGFVYQELSSSNENVRKLATKLVGTLLTVDTDINFVETHKDTFNVWISKVADISTSVRVQWVETIIEILSSKEDVPTEISKGLGKTLIDVDSQVRRASVLVFCKVNVEDIWKNIHETSVYSSLLHLTRERNREVRDLCIRTVAKFYSESLENIKRTFENKDIWDIVDAIPTALFHLYYINDPHINELVDGVLFEYLLPLEVQDSKRVERLLTVISHFDKKAYSSFFAFNKRQLQSSLAFSKYIEFSEYLNNDNSPASDGTDTIEVNTIKIKYHKTIDWLAGSLADPAKATESLRILKTINDSRISYLLKTCVSNDTPMASLKNSFNELVNKLRDPALFRKYNIPSVSTVMPKELAYQIKALLYRSSPLIYNVSNVKLFLDVSQNSESQSASLKRKLLDDISDVNPALFKDQVRTLINSIKACDLTEKDDQEVLALTETVKTLYKISKALQSQIDFDDSELTSKLQEFVVNNFPTIAKYSVEILALAPNAENVLSAIKSSILPLEIANGKAFVSHIAVLMEIFKFHPHVLDDESTNIVSYLIKEVLLANQVVGNKSSGDGADKDWISDKELMSDIEGKFSALAGKILALKLFTNKLRSIAPDVESDELAKTFTEKTMKLFFYLIASGGEIISENDDANYPTPDLYQTKLRCCAGLQILKLSRTSVMNTFISSSDIIKLANLVEDESLSVRRTFLDKLKEYISNELISIKFLPLIFFTAYEPDNDLKVSTKTWINYTFNRESFRKGTVFERVLPRLIHAISHHPDIVEGLTGSDEEYIGAVTTAIDYLDFFFDSVTTQENFSLLYYLSERVKNYQDMVSEDGDIADEDDDAEDREDEDQDKRAHKGQKLNNERLYTIGELAQMILLQLKAKRNWQHSAYPSKLNLPSDLFKPLDSIHDVQASFKTHIGDKHIELVKSNIKAKVAKIVYTSQTQRQRAQKRLLAHEYNNDHNKRKKVSGSTTNTAPGFGKENDEHEGGGEDRSYNPGKDVKVYDSALRRKTLRERKKNVDYREEPDEVVDNFS, encoded by the coding sequence ATGCAGACTCCTGGTGCCATTGCAAAATTGCAATTTAAACAGGATATTTTGCCCACTGTTGGAAGTTCGCTTTCAACAGATGACTTACTTTCGCGTCTCCGCGCGTTGCACGAGGAACTGGCGACACTAGGACAGAACAAAATTGACCTAACCAGTCTGGATAAATACGCTAGCGATCTCGTCAATCGTAAGCTGCTGAAACACAAGGATGGTGGTGTCAGAGCATTTGTCGGCTGCTGTTTAAGTGATATTCTAAGGTTGTACGCGCCAGATGCACCATACACTGACAGCAACCTGACAgatattttcaaactgttcctcTATGAATTCGAACGACTAGGGAACCCTGAAAATGGCTACTACATCCAACAGACATATTTGCTAACAAAACTTCTCGAATATAGATCGATTGTATTGATTGCAGACCTCCCAACGTCAAACAGACTGCTAGAGCAACTGTTCAGTATTTTCTACGACGAGAGTAAAAGTTTTCAGCCTAAGCTTCTCAATGTGATTGGTGGAACTCTTGGCGAAGCCCTATCTGAATTTGATGCAGTCCCTTTGAATGTACTTAAGTTGATATTCAACAAGTTTCTGACATATAATCCTAAAGAAATTCCTAAAGGTCTGGGAGTGAGTACTAACTGCGGTTACGAATTAACATTGATATTATGCAACGTATACTCCAACAGAATTAGCAGACAACTCACAAGCTACTATTCTGAGATTCTATACAACATCTCTAAACACGAGGAAGATGGCTACTCCTCTAATATTGAACTGGTACAAGCAACCCAGAAATTACACAAGCTGGTTCTCAGGCTCTGGGAAACAGTTCCTGATCTTGTAGCAGCTGTGATTGGATTTGTATATCAGGAACTCTCTTCCTCTAACGAAAATGTACGGAAACTGGCCACTAAGCTGGTCGGGACACTATTGACTGTAGATACGGATATTAATTTTGTTGAGACACATAAGGACACCTTCAATGTTTGGATATCCAAGGTTGCTGATATAAGCACTAGTGTTAGAGTGCAATGGGTTGAAACAATAATAGAGATTCTGTCCTCGAAAGAGGATGTACCCACTGAAATTAGCAAGGGCCTAGGGAAAACTTTAATTGACGTTGATTCTCAAGTGAGGAGAGCTTCTGTATTAGTATTTTGCAAAGTCAATGTGGAAgatatttggaaaaatatacacGAGACTTCAGTGTACTCGTCGCTACTTCATTTAACGAGAGAAAGGAATAGAGAAGTGAGGGATTTGTGCATAAGAACTGTGGCTAAGTTTTATTCGGAATCTCTAGAGAATATAAAAAGGACATTCGAAAACAAAGATATTTGGGATATCGTTGACGCCATCCCAACTGCTCTTTTCCATTTATACTACATCAATGACCCGCACATTAACGAACTGGTAGACGGTGTCCTATTTGAGTACTTACTGCCTTTGGAAGTTCAGGACTCCAAAAGGGTTGAACGTTTACTTACTGTTATTTCCCACTTTGACAAAAAAGCATACTCATCGTTTTTCGCCTTCAATAAGAGGCAACTTCAGAGCTCTTTAGCATTTTCGAAGTATATTGAGTTTAGCGAGTACTTGAATAATGACAACTCCCCGGCCTCCGATGGCACGGACACAATTGAAGTAAACACTATTAAGATCAAATATCACAAGACCATCGACTGGCTAGCTGGGAGCCTGGCGGACCCGGCCAAGGCAACAGAGTCGTTAAGAATACTAAAGACAATAAATGATTCTAGAATCTCTTATTTGCTGAAGACATGTGTTTCCAACGATACCCCAATggcctctttgaaaaacagCTTTAATGAGCTGGTGAATAAACTACGAGATCCAGCCCTGTTCAGAAAATATAACATACCTTCTGTGTCTACTGTCATGCCCAAAGAACTGGCATATCAAATTAAAGCCCTTCTTTACAGATCATCGCCACTGATCTACAATGTATCCAATGTCAAGTTATTCTTGGATGTCTCTCAAAATTCGGAGTCGCAAAGTGCTTCCCTGAAGCGCAAGTTATTGGATGATATCTCTGACGTTAACCCAGCTTTATTCAAGGACCAGGTTCGTACCCTGATAAACTCAATCAAAGCTTGCGATTTGACTGAAAAAGACGACCAAGAAGTATTGGCCCTAACGGAAACCGTTAAAACACTTTACAAAATTTCGAAAGCATTGCAAAGTCaaattgattttgatgacAGCGAACTGACATCAAAATTGCAAGAATTTGTTGTCAACAACTTCCCCACTATTGCAAAATACTCCGTGGAAATTTTAGCTTTGGCCCCAAATGCAGAGAACGTCCTGTCAGCTATAAAATCTAGCATTCTACCATTGGAAATTGCAAATGGGAAAGCCTTTGTCTCACATATTGCTGTTTTAATGgagatcttcaagttccaTCCCCACGTTTTAGATGACGAGTCTACTAATATTGTAAGTTATCTGATTAAAGAAGTTCTCTTGGCAAATCAAGTTGTCGGTAATAAAAGCAGTGGGGACGGTGCCGACAAAGACTGGATCTCAGACAAAGAACTTATGAGTGATATTGAGGGCAAGTTCTCTGCATTGGCCGGCAAAATTCTGGCATTGAAGCTATTTACCAATAAGCTGCGATCAATTGCTCCAGATGTTGAATCGGACGAACTAGCAAAAACCTTCACTGAAAAAACGATGAAgctttttttctatttgaTAGCGAGTGGTGGGGAAATCATATCTGAAAATGATGATGCCAACTATCCAACCCCTGACCTATATCAAACGAAGCTAAGATGTTGTGCTGGTCTGCAGATATTGAAGCTATCAAGAACTTCGGTGATGAACACCTTTATCAGTTCATCAGATATCATTAAACTTGCTAATTTAGTGGAAGATGAGTCCCTCTCTGTGAGGAGGACCTTCCTCGACAAACTAAAGGAGTATATAAGCAACGAGCTAATCTCCATTAAATTTCTTCcattaattttttttactgCATATGAGCCGGATAACGACTTGAAGGTGTCTACAAAGACATGGATTAACTATACGTTTAACAGAGAATCATTCAGGAAAGGCACGGTATTTGAAAGGGTATTACCACGGTTAATCCATGCAATTTCTCATCATCCTGACATTGTAGAGGGGCTGACTGGATCGGATGAAGAGTATATTGGTGCAGTGACTACAGCAATCGATTatcttgattttttctttgattcAGTCACCACTCAAGAAAACTTCAGCTTACTGTACTATCTGTCTGAGAGAGTGAAGAATTATCAAGATATGGTATCAGAAGACGGAGACATTGCggatgaggacgatgatgCTGAAGATCGAGAGGATGAGGACCAGGACAAGAGGGCTCATAAAGGTCAGAAACTCAATAACGAAAGACTATACACCATTGGGGAATTAGCACAAATGATCTTATTGCAACTAAAAGCTAAACGGAACTGGCAACATTCTGCTTATCCGAGTAAACTAAATCTACCAAGTGACTTGTTCAAGCCGTTAGATTCCATTCACGACGTACAAGCTTCATTCAAAACCCACATTGGTGATAAGCACATCGAACTGGTTAAGTCAAATATTAAAGCAAAAGTTGCGAAAATAGTGTACACATCTCAAACGCAACGTCAAAGAGCACAGAAACGATTATTGGCCCATGAATACAACAATGATCATAACAAACGGAAGAAGGTCAGTGGTTCCACAACAAACACTGCACCAGGATTCGGAAAGGAAAACGATGAACATGAAGGTGGTGGCGAAGATCGGTCCTACAATCCCGGTAAGGATGTAAAAGTTTACGATAGTGCTCTCCGTAGGAAAACTTTGAGAGAGCGGAAGAAGAACGTGGATTATAGAGAAGAGCCGGACGAAGTTGTCGATAACTTTTCATAG
- the SEC14 gene encoding phosphatidylinositol/phosphatidylcholine transfer protein SEC14 (similar to Saccharomyces cerevisiae YKL091C and SEC14 (YMR079W); ancestral locus Anc_2.491) translates to MVTAEEKTFLDSYPEICAPHSLPGTPGNTSPAQDKAKEQLREILTTAGFTKRLDDATLLRFLRARKFDVEAARVMFVNCEEWRKDYGTDTILETFKYDEKPLVAKYYPQYYHKTDKDGRPLYFEELGKVNIHEMYKITTEERMLKNLVWEYECVVKHRLPACSRAAGHLVETSCTILDLKGISISSAYSVISYVRAASYISQNFYPERMGKFYIINAPFGFSAAFRLFKPFLDPVTVSKIFILGGSYQKELLKQIPIENLPKKFGGHSQVDEAEGGLYLSDIGPWRDPKYIGPEGEGPLMFSMKA, encoded by the exons ATGGTCACT gctgaagaaaaaacttttttgGATTCCTACCCAGAAATATGTGCCCCACATTCGCTGCCGGGCACACCAGGTAATACCTCTCCTGCACAGGATAAAGCGAAGGAGCAACTGAGAGAGATTTTGACCACCGCGGGCTTCACAAAACGTTTGGATGACGCGACTCTGTTGCGGTTTCTAAGAGCCAGAAAGTTTGATGTCGAGGCTGCAAGAGTCATGTTTGTAAACTGTGAGGAGTGGAGAAAAGATTATGGTACCGACACGATTTTGGAGACCTTTAAATACGACGAAAAGCCATTGGTTGCGAAGTACTACCCACAGTACTACCACAAGACTGACAAGGACGGACGCCCAttgtattttgaagaattaGGGAAGGTGAACATCCACGAAATGTACAAGATCACCACCGAGGAGAGAATGCTGAAGAACCTAGTCTGGGAATACGAGTGTGTCGTGAAACATAGACTACCCGCCTGTTCCAGAGCTGCAGGACACCTAGTGGAAACTTCGTGCACCATTTTGGACTTGAAGGGCATTTCCATCTCTAGCGCGTACAGTGTCATCTCGTACGTTAGAGCCGCTTCGTACATTAGTCAAAACTTCTACCCAGAACGTATGGGTAAGTTTTACATCATCAATGCCCCATTCGGGTTTTCCGCTGCCTTCAGACTGTTCAAGCCATTCTTGGACCCTGTCACCGTCTCCAAAATCTTCATTTTGGGTGGTAGCTACCAAAAGGAACTACTGAAGCAGATCCCTATTGAGAACCTACCAAAGAAATTTGGCGGTCATTCCCAGGTTGATGAAGCGGAAGGTGGACTATACTTATCGGATATTGGTCCATGGAGAGATCCGAAATACATTGGCCCAGAAGGTGAAGGTCCATTAATGTTTTCCATGAAAGCATGA